CTGAACCCAACCATGTCCACGTAGTAGAGGCTCGGGCGCCGCGGGTTGGACCGCAGCGGGGTGAACACCGAGGacggcggctccggcgccgtGCGGCCGAAGACGAGGTACGACGAGCTGCTGCCGCTCCGCGTGCGGTCGCCGAGGCAGTAGGCGAAGTATCGGCCGTAGGAGTCGGCCACCTGCGTGGCGAAGGAGTTGTTGCCCCGGGCGACGCCGAGCAGACCGGCAGCCGACCCGAACAGCCCCTCGTTGTCGTGGCCGCACCCGAGGGTGACGTTGCCGACGGACGTGTCGTTGGAGAAGACGAGACGGTCGGTGGCGAGGTTGCcgctggtggaggaggcgtcGCCGTAGACGATCCTGTACCCGCAGCCTCCGGTGGTGCCGTCGCAGGTCTGGGGGTTGCGGCActgcggcggcgagcaagGGGTCTGCGCGTAGGTGCTGGAGCCTCTCGGGTCGTAGAGCGGGCTCAGCTGGCGGTAGCAGTGCACGCAGGGCTTGCACTGGAGCCACACGACGTCGCTCCCGGTGTCGATGACCAGCAGCGCCGGGGTGGGCGGGGTGCCGACGCCCACGGACGCGAAGTACTCGCCGCTCGCGAAGGGGAGCCCGGAGATGACGGGGGAATGGAGATGGTCGTCGTCGTGCGCGGTCAAGCTGCCGATGATCAGGGACGCCACGAGCGCCGCGTAGCgtgcggcgtcggcggcgaggcggcggcttAGGAGGCTTACACACTTGACGTCGTCAGGCGGTGGCGGGAAGACCGTGTCGCGGTGGAAGACGGGGACGTGGAGAGTTGTTGGTGGCTGCAGTGTGGcatgggaggaggagaagacgaggagCCCGAGGAGGGCGAGAGCATGTTTGAGATGTGCCATGGTACGCATGGGCGGAGGACCGGCCGCCCTACGTTGATTTTTGCCTCGGTTTCGAACTCGGGGGAGATTCATGGCTTCGGTTACGAATTGGGGgaattaaggagatgaaacgagGAACTAGAGAGCAGAATcggttcgtggggtgatgggaaaTAATTTTGATGCTTCAATTTagggagaaacggtcgggagcgagagattTGGAGATGAACCGGCTGCGGTGGCGCTTGCGCTGCTGGAGTCCAGGGTGCGCGAGGAGAAAGACGAGCCAAGGGGGCTTGGGCGCTCGGCAAGGGAGAGGGGTCTGCGTGCccagaaagggaaaaaaataacGCGAGGGGTTACGGACTTGCGGTTCTGGCACGGTGGTCTGTGCGTCGAACTGTCCGATCCATGTAAGCATGCAAAgacttcaaaacaaaaaaaagtcgaTTACAAATATAAGTGAAATGCCCAATTGCACTTTGAAGAAATCCTTACACAACGAAGTTTATCAAGGTATATTACAATATGTAAAGCAAAACCAGTTCCAGCACTGGTCTGTCCATTGATCTGGAACCAACAAGTACACGAGCCCCATGCTCAACAGGACAACCCGCCCGGGTATACATCCTCCCAGGCACAACAGTAAGTTATGTAAATCCGAGCACAAGGCCCTTCTTATTCCAGTTGACGAGCAggtagaaaacaaaacaatatcATTTGTCATAACAAGCAAGAATAGAAATAGCACTTCACTTGGTCCACCAGTGAAGGAAATCCTTGCGCctgtttatcttcttttggAGCTGGAGAACACCATACAGTAGGGCTTCGGCAGTTGGGGGGCATCCAGGGACGTAGATGTCCACAGGAACAATACGGTCGCATCCACGCACAACAGAGTAGGAGTAGTGGTAGTATCCACCACCGTTGGCACAGCTACCCATCGAAATGACCCATCGGGGCTCAGGCATCTGGTCATAAACCCTGCAGAGGAAGTTATCAATGACAGGAGAATTAGAGAACAATGGGCTATTAAGAAAGATTCCAAGATCTTAAACCAAATCATTTCCAAATATCAACTAGTGCAGTCAAACAATATTCATAAGTTCTATACATGtctccaaaaagaaaagaaaaccattACAGAAGCAACCAAGCTTATGGCAGATCACTATAACCCATTCTTCTTCACTGAGGATAAACCACAGTGTTTTCGTAACAAAGCCAGTCACAAATCACAGCGATATTAAGTATAGAACTTGCAATGTGTTGCAACAGCACATCAGTCAGCCATAAAAGTAATCCAAACTGTACTCTTTTTTATGTTCCTATCTTGACTGAGCAAATTCATGCCTATGCAAAGCAGGCACTGCATATTTTCATGGTTTTCTACCATTGTGTGGGCATATAGCACTTTATGGATATATGGAGCACTACATTATTCAATGAAATATGACATCGAAACTTAGCAAGCCTAAGTAACCTATGTAAGTATACACTCTAATTAACATTTTAGCAAATCCTTCTCCACTTGTACGATTGGGTAATCAAAGTGCAAGAGATATCAAAGTATCTTCTGAaatcccttctttttttctggaaGGTCTGAAATCCCTTCAGTCATACAGGAAAGTACGCAAATTATGGTGCTCCTGGTGGGCTTTGCAGTTTTGGTGATATGCATTCATAATGAACATGCTTTCAATGATTCCAGAAAGCCTCCTACACAGCTAACCACATGGTGCAGTCGAACCGCAGAACACGTCCCAGAGGACCCCACCAAGCAAGCGGTCTGATCTGTTTCCATGAATCGATTACCACCTATCTCTTCTGTCTCCAAGAATATCTCTCGTCCTCATACATATCCTCTCCATCGAAGAATCACCATAGCGCCTGGCCACCGCTGATGCACACTTGGCATTGGGGTCATCGCCGCTGCACCTTGGGTTGGGAGCCGCCACCAATGCGTCGAAAGGAGAATATCGCACTATCGCGCCGGTTGTAGGAAGCCGCTGTTTATGCTCGTGCTGGACAGTGGAGGCTGCATTACGACAGCTGTGGGAGGCTGCATTGTGCTATCACGGGAAGCTGCGTCAAGGGAGGTTGTGGTTGCTGTTTGTGACTTTGTGTTGCCACCCACCCACGTAGGCTacggctgcagctgctgcagggCCTCTGCCGTCTCTGTTGCAGCACGCCACacccattttttatttttcccgTTTTTTGTCAATTTTGAAAGCTGGTGAAATTTTCCAAATATTTTTCCCATACGAATTGGTTTAGTTTAAAAAATTGAACCCAAAAAAAGGGGAAGTTCATCAGTTTTTTGAAAGTTCAGCAAAACAAAAGGAagttcattaaaaaaaatcaaaagttcATCCCATTTTTTTGGCAAAGCATAATAGaactattttttcttctgaaattgGTAGTTCAGAGCAGAAAAGTGAAAGTTTATGTGAGAAAAGTCATAAGTTCATGGGGCAAAACATGAGAGGTGACAAAGGAGGTTGAGCAGTCATCCCTACATATGCCTCTGACAGGGGATAATGGGCTGGTTGGAATTCGTCCGTCCGTGAACTAGCACTCCCCCAATGATTCAATCATGATTAATTGGTACTAGTAGTACTTAGCATTATGGATCCTGGAATGTATAGGGAATTTCTGTGTTTCAGCCCCTGTAGTGATCCATGTATGCTACCTATACATTTCAAAGATTATAGTTCGTGGTGTTTGCAGCAGACCTTctaaacaaatactccctccgatccataataagtgtctcaaatttagtacaaagttgcaccaagtctgagacacttattatggatctgaGGAAGTACATAAATGGGGTATTGTAAGAGCTGATGTTGGATTTGTGGCAGGTCTTGGcattaaatttaaaaaatggGAAATAAGAACTTCGCACACCATTTTTACCATAGCCTAACAACATATTGGATGTCTGTGCCGGTGGGAAGACCCCTACAAACAGCAATTTCAACCAAAACTGAAGCAAAAACTTCTGACCCAAACCGATTGCTTCATACCTAGATCCTTTCCGAGATCTAAGCAGGCTCTACACCTAATTGCCAAACGGGATACACACTTGCAAAATCTGAGCAGTAACAGAGGAGGGAGTTGGTACCGACTTGCGGAGGGCGGGCGCCATCTTGTTGGTGAGCGTTCCGGCGACGATCATGCAGTCGGATTGGCGGGGGGATGGGCGGAAGATGACGCCGAAGCGGTCGAAGTCGTAACGAGCCGCGCCGGCGTGCATCATCTCGACAGCGCAGCAGGCGAGCCCGAAAGTCATCGGCCAGATCGACCCCCGGCGCGCCCAGTTCATGAGATCGTCTACCTTGGAGACCACGAATTCCGCCGCCTtcgaccccgccgccggtggAGGCACGCCCCCGTACGGCGCGGGTGGAGCCGGCGAGGCGcctgcggccgccgcagcgGAGTAGGTCCGCGGCGCGGAGAGGAGGGCCAGGCGCGCCGTGCGCGGGAGCAACGCCATGGTCGTGGTGCCGGTCGCTAGCGCTAGGGTTTCCTTACCTCGTGGAGGGGGAGGTAGAAGCGTGGGCGATTGGGCGTTGGCTTCTCCTAGCTCTGGGCAGGCGGAAGCGCCTCGCGGGGTCGGGGTTCGTGCCGGGCACACGATTGGAGTGTGGATCGCCCAAGCCCAACTCCTTGACGACCGTGGGCCAGTAGTTGTTTTACCTATGTATTCTCTTGTTAGACAACGCGAAGGCCCAGTGGTAAGGTTCCGAGCCCATTAATGCTACATCGTCCATATTTCACCCTTAACATTAGGTCGGTAAACAAATAACCTGTCTGAACATATCTGATTTAAAAAAACTCTAAATACATATTTGTTTGATCTTGAGTTTGAAATCTCTTAAGACCGGGTAAAACCTCTTGAGTAGTTTTAGCACTTGTGGGGCAGATTGACGAAGTTTTTGATGCTGATTAGGCGGCGGACCAAATTTTGACTGATTGATTTGGTGAGATGGTAGTATCTTCAAATGGCGGTGACAGCACAACAAGTAACCCTCACTCTTCCCTCGATTTTTAGCTTTGCCAATTTAGGGATTGGGGATTTTGGCATACGATTTGGTGAAGCTGAAGAACTGAACATGGCCTACAATCAAGTTCGCTACCGTCGATGGATGAAATATCGTTGCCTTGTAACGGTAAGGTAGTTGTGTGTGATTTGTATAGATGTGTGGATATACTAGTGTATCGACGGATCTAACACTCTTGCCTGATTGTATCATATCGGGATCACAAGGTACAACGCCTTTTACAACAGGGATACCCAATAAGTTAGGAGAACTCGATGGGTTAGGTTTTGTGTCTGCCGTAGGCTTCTATAATCATCTGATTGCTTCTCCTCTCATGTGAACCCTTGGCCACCTTTATATCCACGTGGTATGGCAGTTGTATACCCGACTCCAAGCAGAACTCCATGAAGCGTCGGGCTGGTGTCCTGGTTGTGTAACGGGTAGAACCTATGTTACTCCTTTTCCAAACAACCCGCAAGATTTCCTTCGAAAACCCGGGATATCTCCGTATAGGTTGTAGAACCCCCGATGGGTCCCGTTTAGGGTATGTGTATCCGCATGGCCACTAAGCCTGCTTACACGGCACATTCTTCGACACTCACCGACTCTTGTTTTCATTCGTTGATGCAGGTAGCGTGATTTGGAATAAGCACATGAAGGTGACGTTTTGGAGGACAACAAGATTGGAGCATCTTttcatggtttttttttttgacggcaAGCATCAGTGAAGAGGACGAATTTTGATGCACTTGTCCTTAGCGGTAACAGCTTCGGAGCTCGCGACTCATAATTGGGCAAGCGAGCGTGCCACGACGGCGTAGAGACACTTGGCTACGGCATCGGGCATGTATGGCAAGACGGTCAAATGTTGTAACTTTGATGTCTTCCTCGATGGCGTTGAAGATGTTCTCTGTTCAAAAATAGCAATGCATATTTGAGAATATTTTGAAACACTCTGAATAATTGGAGAGTGTTGGGAATTAGTTATGCATATTTGAGAAGATTTTAGAATACTTTGGAtaattggaggagaagatatttACAAGAAGCCTTCTAGTGAATATGAGAAGATtggaatattctagaaggcTTGAGAGGTTGCTTGAAGAGGGTTGCTATTTACCATGTAAAGGTCTTAGGGTAACTTTCAAGAATAAGTGGAAATTCTCTAGAACTAAGTACATGTAGAGTATTCTAGAGAATTGTAGTAAGATGTACCACATGCTCTTGTAGAACTATAAATAAGGGTGATCCCCCTCCCCATGAGTTGTACCACAAGCATCACAACAAGTAGTGTACCACATTAAGAAAAGTGTGAGTTACCAATAAAAAGTAGTATGGTTGTGTAGTAATAAGATAGCCACTAAATTAAGGAGTGTTGTACCAATATTATGAGAGTAAATAAAGTTTTGGGTTCCCTTCTAGTGAGTGTGGTATCCCAAGTAGCGTAGGTGTGCAAAGGTCCTAAGAGTGGGTGTTAGGGTCCCCGCCCATAAAATCTCTGCAGTTGGTATCAAAGCAGGTTGGTTGGGACCATTTGGGGAGGAGTCATCAGCCGGTGCAGTGGTAAGCGTAGGGTGCTTACATAGCTCAGTGTGTCACTGAGAGGCGCTAAGGGAGATTCTGCCGGAGCACAGTCTGGGACTGTGGAGATCACTGGTCTGGGACCAAGTGAAGTGGACGCAGGGCGTCAATCGAGATGGCGGATCTCATGATCGCAGGAAATGGCATGTGGAGGCTTAAAAGGCATAGTTTAACTATGGCTATTGGCAGACCTGCATGGAGTCCTATCTTCAAGGTCATGACCTATGGAAGGTCATTGCGGGCACCGAGACAACTTCTCCGGAGAATGCAGAAGCTTTGCAGAAGTGGCGCATCAAGGTAGGCAAAGCTATGTTCGTGCTGAAGACAACGATTGAGGAGGACCTAGTGGAGCACATCAGAGATGCAAAGACACCGAAGGAGGCTTGGGACACATTGGCGAAGCTGTTCTCAAGGAAGAACGAAGCACGACTTCACCTCCTAGAAAATGAGCTTACAGGTATCTCACAAGGCACTTTAACTATTGGACAATACTTTACAAAAGTGAAAAATATTTGTCATGAGATATCCCAACTTGCCCCGGATGAGAAGGTGAGTGAGGCTCGGATGAGGAGAATCATCATCCATGGTCTTATACCGAATACAATGGGTTCATGGCTGCGGTGATGGGATGGCCTACTCAACCTTCAGTAGTGGAGCTGGAGAATTTATTGGCTAATCAAGAGGAGCTAGCCAAGCAGATGGGCAGTATCACCTTTAAAGAAAGAGATGGAGAGGATGCCAAGAATCGGTGAAGGAGAAGTGGACGAAAGATGAGAAGTGGTGCCCAAGGGAGAGCAGCTATTTAGGGGGAgctcaaagaagaaaagaagatcagCGGGAGCTGATATatgaaaggagaaagaaaggtGAGTGTTTTAATTGTGGCAAGAGTGGTCATCTTGCTAGGGATTGTCAGAGTCCAAAGAAGCACTCGGAGAAAGAAGTGGTGACTATGGCGGATGTGGTCTTAGAAGAGGAAGAGTGGGATGCTCAAGAAGGATTAAGCATGATGGAAGACGGAGTCTATTTTGTTGAAGACCTAACTGAACGTAAGCATCCATCAATCCAAGGTGTGGCTCTAGAAGAATTTagagaggaagagaatgaggaggaagaggaatggGATGCTGAAGGTGGCTCCTTCATAGAGGATCTAGAAAAATCCAGAGAAGAGAAtgataaagaagaagaatggaaTGCTGAAGGTGGCTTCTTCATGGAGGATCTAGAAGAATCCAGAGAAGAGgagaatgatgatgatgaagaatgTGATATAGAAAATGGCTTTTCCACCGATGTGAGAAATCTAGAACCCATGCATGAGCTTCCAGTGTTTGGATATGACAGTGACGATGGAGACTTGGAGGATCATGAGGATAAGCCAAAGAAATCTAAGTATAACGGAGATGGTGATGGAGCATTAGTCTTGCAAGATGATCCATCAATGAAGGTAATGGAGAAAAATTGTATGGATCAACATAGAGTCAAGGAACCCCAACGGAGTCAACAGGAGGTCAAGAAACATGAAGTATGGAGGACAAAGCTACCAGATCTGAGGTATGTCCGTGGTTCCCTTTCTCAAGTTTCTTCATACATGGAAATAGCAAAAGAAAATAGCAAAAGGTCAAGTTTGGATAAGGACAAAGAAGAGAACTGAGCTGCGAAAATGCAATGAGGTTAAGAAGAACTCAatgcaagaagaaaagaagaaagttcGCAATGGAAGAGCTCAGAAGATCCAAGGACATTATTAAAGAGATGATTGGGAGTCAAGTATGcattgagggggagtgttcagaaatagcaatgcatacttgagaataTTCTGGAACACTTTGGATAATTGGAGAGTGTTGGGAATTAGTTATGCATATTTGAGAAGATTTTAGAATACTTTGGAtaattggagaagaagatattTACAAGGAGCCTTCTAGTGAATATGAGAATATtggaatattctagaaggcTTGAGAGGTTGCTTGAAGAGGGTTGCTATTTACCATGTAAAGGTCTTAGGGTAACTTTCAAGAATAAGTGGGAATTCTTTAGAACTAAGTACATGTAgagtattctagaaaattgTAGTAAGATGTACCACATGCTCTTGTAGAACTATAAATAAGGGTGATCCCCCTCCCCATGAGTTGTACCACAAGCACCACAACAAGTAGTGTACCACACTAAGAAAAGTGTGAGTTACCAAGAAGAAGTAGTATGGTTCTGTAGTAATAAGGTAGCCACTAAATTAAGAAGTGTTGTACCAATATTATGAGAGTAAATAAAGTTTTGGGTTCCCTTCTAGTGAGTGTGGTATCCCAAGTAGCGTAGGTGTGCAAAGGTCCTAATAGTGGGTGTTAGGGTCCCCGCCCATAAAATCTCTACATTCTCCTCATATCTAGGAAAGAACCAACCAAATTGTCCATAGGTGACTGCTTGTGTCGTGGACTCGTGGGTAACATCTAGATGGCCCATCAAACTCATTTTATCGGTTAACCCCCGTCAAAAGTCTACCATAGTCATGCAAGCATCATCGATTTAACCACAACTTGCCACGTCTCCTAGTCAAAAGTCGGTCTACATAGCCTAGTCATCATAAAAACGCATTAAATCTAGCACATCAGTATTGACACCACTCATGAGGTGATTTGCCCAGTTTTAGAGATTTTACGGTCAAAGTCAGACCAAAATTGAGTTCATAGTGTTATTTATCCACGGGCTTAAACTTTTAGTGTCAAATATGTAGTTAAAAAAAGTAGAGTTGAAGCCGAACCAAACTTTAATTTGGACTAGTGGGCTTCATTGTGGACTCGTGGTCGCCAACAGTCCCCTGACAGTCAGAACCAACGTGTTTACACGACCACCTTGCAGTTTGTGCCTCCATTGGAATAGCTTTCCGGACTTTCCCCTGGAACCTTTGGATGGACGAGACGCCAGAGTGTGCGTGAGAGAGGGATATGTGCCTAAATTTCGGTGAAACGCAACCTGCGTGAACTTGCCCAACTTGCTGTGGCCATGCGATAGCGTCATTTCCCAAAACGAGATTTGTAACAGGCGCGGTGTCGATTGGCGAGCCAGCCTTTCAAATTGTGGGAGAAAACACCATGGTTGCTTGAAAGTCTGAAACGATGGACGTGAACTGTGCATTGAAGGATGTTTTGAACTGTGCACGGAAGTGAACAGTTCTGTATCCATGTGTATAAATAGAcatgttgtagtaaaataaaacccttatatgggccgggcagtaaatcctacgtgacgacgaccaagtcaacatttcgcAAGCACGAGTCAAAGATGTCTATGTGGCGCgatcaatcctacgtggcaaaggaagactaGTCAAGGGTAGCcttggtcttttgtcatggacccctaggctataaataaccccccatgggggcatgtatcattcactctcaacttgaataaactcaagtgGAGAGAGCCAGAGTCTCTTGcaaagag
The Brachypodium distachyon strain Bd21 chromosome 2, Brachypodium_distachyon_v3.0, whole genome shotgun sequence genome window above contains:
- the LOC100827880 gene encoding aspartyl protease family protein 2 translates to MNLPRVRNRGKNQRRAAGPPPMRTMAHLKHALALLGLLVFSSSHATLQPPTTLHVPVFHRDTVFPPPPDDVKCVSLLSRRLAADAARYAALVASLIIGSLTAHDDDHLHSPVISGLPFASGEYFASVGVGTPPTPALLVIDTGSDVVWLQCKPCVHCYRQLSPLYDPRGSSTYAQTPCSPPQCRNPQTCDGTTGGCGYRIVYGDASSTSGNLATDRLVFSNDTSVGNVTLGCGHDNEGLFGSAAGLLGVARGNNSFATQVADSYGRYFAYCLGDRTRSGSSSSYLVFGRTAPEPPSSVFTPLRSNPRRPSLYYVDMVGFSVGGEPVTGFSNASLSLDPATGRGGVVVDSGTSITRFARDAYGALRDAFDARAAKVGMRKVGRGISVFDACYDLRGVAVADAPGVVLHFAGGADVALPPENYLVPEESGRYHCFALEAAGHDGLSVIGNVLQQRFRVVFDVENERVGFEPNGC
- the LOC100827781 gene encoding uncharacterized protein LOC100827781, whose product is MALLPRTARLALLSAPRTYSAAAAAGASPAPPAPYGGVPPPAAGSKAAEFVVSKVDDLMNWARRGSIWPMTFGLACCAVEMMHAGAARYDFDRFGVIFRPSPRQSDCMIVAGTLTNKMAPALRKVYDQMPEPRWVISMGSCANGGGYYHYSYSVVRGCDRIVPVDIYVPGCPPTAEALLYGVLQLQKKINRRKDFLHWWTK